From the Streptomyces sp. NBC_00654 genome, one window contains:
- a CDS encoding ALF repeat-containing protein, with product MRLHRVTPGIVAGILAPALLLATPSFAATAAPAAVTVPAVSSSADEPDADDLRVAIFRILADPDSGRRVTREANALLDANDPEAMRAWLETGYRIAQAEDDRVAIARILADPSISPALRAAANAALDDNTPEALRYFLEVGRYQIA from the coding sequence TTGCGACTGCATCGCGTAACGCCCGGCATCGTCGCGGGCATCCTTGCCCCGGCCCTCCTGCTCGCCACCCCGTCCTTCGCCGCCACGGCGGCACCGGCCGCGGTGACGGTGCCCGCGGTGTCCTCGTCCGCGGACGAGCCGGACGCCGACGACCTGAGGGTGGCCATATTCCGGATCCTCGCCGACCCGGACAGCGGCCGGCGTGTGACACGAGAAGCCAACGCCCTCCTGGACGCCAACGACCCCGAGGCGATGCGCGCCTGGCTGGAGACCGGCTACCGCATCGCCCAGGCCGAGGACGACCGCGTCGCCATCGCCCGCATCCTCGCCGACCCGTCCATCAGCCCCGCCCTGCGCGCGGCAGCCAACGCCGCCCTCGACGACAACACACCCGAAGCGCTGCGCTACTTCCTGGAAGTCGGCAGGTACCAGATCGCCTGA
- a CDS encoding IS3 family transposase, with amino-acid sequence MGSVGDSYDNALAENLWMLIKTEGLRGRTFATRAEANVALFEYIDGFYNSRRIQERLGFLSPIEFEERHYAEQATAKQANLNARQPVLTS; translated from the coding sequence ATGGGGTCCGTCGGAGATTCATACGACAACGCCCTCGCGGAGAACCTCTGGATGCTCATCAAAACCGAGGGACTCCGCGGCCGCACCTTCGCCACCCGGGCCGAGGCGAACGTCGCGCTCTTCGAGTACATCGACGGCTTCTACAACTCCCGCCGCATCCAGGAACGGCTCGGCTTCCTCAGCCCGATCGAGTTCGAGGAAAGGCACTACGCCGAGCAGGCGACAGCCAAACAAGCGAACCTGAACGCCCGCCAACCCGTCCTGACCAGCTGA